A DNA window from Pungitius pungitius chromosome 1, fPunPun2.1, whole genome shotgun sequence contains the following coding sequences:
- the LOC119222024 gene encoding rhodopsin-like yields the protein MNGTEGPDFYVPMSNRTGVVRSPFEFPQYYLAEPWKYSLLAAYMLFLIATAFPVNFLTLYVTVRNKKLRNPLNFVLLNLAVADLFMIVGGFTVTLFTALNGYFILGVTGCNVEGFFATLGGEIALWSLVVLAIERYVVVCKPMSNFRFGEKHAIGGLLFTWVMAMTCAAPPLLGWSRYIPEGMQCSCGIDYYTPKPEIHNTSFVIYMFVLHFTIPLVIIFFCYGRLLCTVRAAAALQQESETTQRAEREVTRMVIVMVISFLVCWVPYATVAWYIFANRGTEFGPVFMTVPAFFAKSSALYNPVIYILLNRQFRNCMIVTIFCGKNPFGDDDGTTVSTSKTQTSSISSSQVAPA from the exons ATGAACGGCACAGAAGGACCCGACTTTTATGTCCCCATGTCCAACAGGACCGGCGTGGTCCGCAGCCCGTTCGAGTTCCCCCAGTACTACCTGGCCGAGCCCTGGAAGTACTCCCTCCTGGCGGCGTACATGCTGTTCCTCATCGCCACCGCCTTCCCCGTCAACTTCCTGACGCTCTACGTCACGGTCAGAAACAAGAAGCTGAGGAACCCTCTGAACTTTGTGCTGCTCAACCTGGCGGTGGCCGACCTCTTCATGATCGTGGGGGGCTTCACGGTGACGCTCTTCACCGCCCTGAACGGGTACTTCATCTTAGGGGTCACCGGCTGCAACGTGGAAGGTTTCTTCGCCACGTTGGGAG GAGAGATCGCTCTGTGGTCTCTGGTGGTCTTGGCCATAGAGCGCTACGTTGTGGTCTGCAAGCCGATGAGCAACTTCCGCTTCGGGGAGAAACACGCCATCGGCGGCCTGCTGTTCACGTGGGTCATGGCCATGACCTGCGCTGCTCCCCCTCTGCTCGGGTGGTCCCG GTACATCCCGGAGGGGATGCAGTGCTCCTGTGGGATCGACTACTACACCCCGAAGCCCGAGATCCACAACACCTCGTTCGTCATCTACATGTTCGTGCTCCATTTCACCATCCCCCtcgtcatcatcttcttctgctACGGTCGGCTTCTCTGCACTGTGCGAGCG gctgcagctctgcagcaagAGTCTGAAACCACCCAGCGGGCGGAGAGAGAGGTGACTCGTATGGTTATCGTCATGGTGATCTCCTTCCTGGTGTGCTGGGTGCCCTACGCCACGGTGGCCTGGTACATCTTCGCCAACCGAGGAACCGAGTTCGGACCCGTGTTCATGACCGTGCCGGCCTTCTTCGCCAAGAGTTCTGCTCTGTACAACCCAGTCATCTACATCCTGCTCAACAGACAG TTTAGAAACTGCATGATCGTCACTATCTTCTGTGGGAAAAATCCTTTTGGAGACGACGATGGCACCACCGTCTCCACCTCCAAAACTCAGACTTCGTCCATCTCATCCAGCCAGGTGGCCCCGGCTTGA